A single genomic interval of Sinorhizobium garamanticum harbors:
- the murD gene encoding UDP-N-acetylmuramoyl-L-alanine--D-glutamate ligase yields the protein MIPVTTFKDKKVALFGLGGSGLATAQALVAGGAEVVAWDDNPDSVAKAAAARLSTADLRSVDWSAFATFVLSPGVPLTHPKPHWTVDLARQAGVEIIGDVELFVRERRAYAPDCPFIAITGTNGKSTTTALIAHILRESGRDTQLGGNIGTAVLTLDPPKAGRFYVVECSSYQIDLAPTLESTAGVLLNLTPDHLDRHGTMQHYANIKERLVAGSGTAIVGVDDSFSSLIADRVERAGTKVVRISRRNVLGNGFYAEGSQLMRASGGTSSLFTDLEGIQTLRGGHNAQNAAAAIAACLAVGVAEKDIVDGLRSFPGLKHRMQPVGKKGDVVFVNDSKATNAEAAAPALSSYDRIYWIAGGLPKEGGITSLAPFFPKIVKAYLIGEAAPAFAATLGEAVPFEISGTLEKAVAHAAADAARDEGGPSAVMLSPACASFDQYKNFEVRGDAFVGHVAALEGVTMLV from the coding sequence ATGATTCCGGTCACCACATTCAAGGACAAGAAGGTCGCACTCTTCGGGCTCGGCGGTTCCGGTCTCGCAACGGCGCAAGCGCTGGTCGCGGGCGGGGCGGAGGTCGTCGCCTGGGACGACAATCCGGACAGCGTCGCCAAGGCTGCGGCCGCGAGGCTTTCGACGGCCGATTTGCGCAGCGTCGACTGGTCTGCCTTCGCCACCTTCGTGCTCTCTCCCGGCGTGCCGCTGACGCATCCGAAGCCGCATTGGACAGTCGATCTCGCCCGCCAGGCCGGCGTCGAGATCATCGGCGACGTAGAACTGTTCGTGCGTGAACGTCGGGCGTATGCTCCCGATTGCCCCTTCATCGCCATCACCGGCACCAACGGCAAGTCGACCACGACGGCGCTGATCGCCCATATCCTGAGAGAAAGCGGGCGGGACACCCAGCTTGGCGGCAATATCGGCACTGCGGTGCTGACGCTCGATCCGCCGAAGGCCGGGCGCTTCTACGTGGTGGAATGCTCCTCCTATCAGATCGATCTTGCGCCGACGCTTGAGTCCACGGCCGGCGTCCTGCTCAATCTCACGCCGGACCATTTGGACCGTCACGGCACGATGCAGCACTATGCCAATATCAAGGAACGGCTGGTGGCTGGAAGCGGCACGGCGATCGTTGGCGTCGACGACAGCTTCTCGAGCCTGATCGCCGACCGGGTGGAGCGCGCCGGAACCAAGGTCGTGCGCATTTCGCGTCGGAATGTGCTTGGCAACGGATTTTACGCCGAAGGCTCGCAACTGATGCGCGCGAGCGGCGGCACGTCTTCGCTGTTCACCGACCTTGAAGGCATCCAGACACTGCGCGGCGGGCATAATGCTCAGAATGCGGCCGCCGCGATTGCCGCTTGCCTCGCGGTCGGCGTCGCCGAGAAGGACATCGTCGATGGGCTTCGCAGCTTCCCGGGGCTGAAACACCGGATGCAGCCGGTCGGGAAGAAAGGTGACGTCGTCTTCGTCAACGACAGCAAGGCGACCAATGCGGAAGCTGCGGCGCCAGCGCTGTCGAGCTACGATCGGATTTACTGGATCGCCGGCGGTCTGCCGAAGGAGGGCGGCATCACGTCGCTGGCGCCGTTCTTCCCGAAGATCGTCAAGGCCTATCTGATCGGTGAGGCTGCACCGGCGTTCGCAGCGACGCTCGGCGAGGCCGTGCCCTTTGAGATTTCCGGAACGCTGGAGAAGGCGGTCGCCCATGCGGCGGCGGATGCGGCACGGGACGAGGGAGGGCCTTCGGCCGTAATGCTCTCCCCGGCTTGCGCAAGCTTCGACCAGTACAAGAATTTCGAGGTGCGTGGAGATGCCTTTGTCGGGCATGTGGCGGCACTCGAAGGCGTGACCATGCTCGTCTGA
- the ftsW gene encoding putative lipid II flippase FtsW — MVSRAERGPVADWFWTIDRFFLATFILLMGVGFMLSFAASPPVAERLGLDSFHFVKRHALFLLPSLAVMVGISFLSPRQVRRTAIILLGISLGMMVLVLFVGQEVKGSLRWISIAGISIQPSEFMKPAFVVVCAWLFSEHARQPEIPGNLFAILLFGIVGALLVAQPDLGQTILTTAVWGGMFFMAGMPWLWIIVLAGAAVGGFFVAYTMLPHVAGRIDRFLTGEGDTFQVDTAREAIIRGDWLGRGPGEGVVKRIIPDSHTDFVFSVAAEEFGIVFCMAIVLIFSFLVMRGLSHAFRERNDFNRFAVAGLVLQLGIQSMINIGVNLELLPAKGMTLPLISYGGSSMVAICVTAGFILALTRHRPEKRAVERSLFRSGVGMPAE; from the coding sequence ATGGTAAGCCGAGCCGAACGTGGCCCCGTGGCCGACTGGTTCTGGACGATCGACAGGTTTTTTCTGGCGACCTTCATCCTCCTGATGGGCGTCGGCTTCATGCTGTCCTTCGCGGCGAGCCCGCCGGTTGCCGAACGGCTCGGCCTCGACAGCTTCCACTTCGTCAAGCGTCACGCGCTCTTCCTCTTGCCGTCGCTCGCAGTGATGGTCGGCATCTCCTTCCTTTCGCCACGCCAGGTCAGGCGCACAGCGATCATCCTGCTCGGCATCTCGCTCGGGATGATGGTGCTGGTTCTCTTCGTCGGTCAGGAGGTCAAGGGCTCGCTGCGCTGGATATCGATCGCCGGCATCTCGATTCAGCCCTCGGAGTTCATGAAACCGGCCTTCGTGGTCGTCTGCGCCTGGCTTTTCTCCGAGCACGCACGGCAGCCGGAAATCCCAGGCAATCTTTTCGCCATCCTGCTGTTCGGCATCGTCGGTGCGCTTCTTGTCGCCCAGCCGGACCTTGGCCAGACCATCCTGACCACGGCGGTCTGGGGGGGCATGTTCTTCATGGCCGGCATGCCGTGGCTCTGGATCATCGTGCTTGCGGGCGCCGCGGTCGGCGGTTTCTTCGTCGCCTATACCATGCTGCCGCACGTCGCCGGCCGTATCGACCGGTTCCTGACCGGCGAGGGCGATACCTTCCAGGTGGACACGGCCCGTGAAGCGATCATTCGCGGCGACTGGTTGGGCCGCGGCCCGGGAGAGGGCGTCGTCAAGCGCATCATTCCCGACAGCCACACCGACTTCGTCTTTTCCGTCGCGGCGGAAGAGTTCGGCATCGTTTTCTGCATGGCCATCGTGCTGATCTTTTCCTTCCTCGTCATGCGCGGTCTCAGCCATGCTTTCCGCGAGCGGAACGATTTCAACCGCTTTGCCGTCGCCGGTCTTGTGCTGCAACTTGGCATCCAGTCGATGATCAATATCGGTGTGAACCTCGAACTGCTTCCGGCCAAGGGCATGACCCTGCCGCTGATTTCCTATGGCGGCTCCTCGATGGTGGCGATCTGCGTGACGGCCGGATTCATCCTGGCTTTGACGCGCCACCGGCCGGAAAAGCGCGCCGTGGAGCGCAGCCTGTTTCGATCCGGTGTCGGAATGCCGGCGGAGTAA